The DNA window aatttgaatgaggtaaggacctctatttataggccaaggtttctgaatacaaagctttgcaagttgatcaagaattggtgatttggcatttgaagataaaatggaatctttacatttaatgcacatggttaaaagtgactaaaccatggttaaaactctagcttcttatcctcttccattctgatctcaaatcagaaaaatatctccaattattgcatctatgcatcattacttggatcatttggcaaaatggttcataactttggcaaaatgacttgaaatttcaagtgaaaagttcactaatgtcaaaattcaaaaccatggctacactccatattttttcatgctctttgacattttggaaagctcatattacacacttcaaaaccctagttgaaagtttcttcaaactctttaaggaaatgagtgaaaaagatccatgaactttgagaaaaatgaagttttaagtgaagttttcacaaagtaccaactttgaagctccatatctcttaaatggttgatcttatggaaaaaaattatatttgtcaaagttgtttattggatcaaaatctacaactttcatgttggaagtttttttcagtttgtaggtgaaattttgagttattcccttccaaagtttggaaaaaaccattgaaaaacacttagaaatttttctaagtatgaaaagtcaaactttgactttttgattcttgattgattttcttgatttttcttgatcaaatgacttctcctatcatatattgatgatttaaaacttcaaaagtcatggttgaccaaaattccccaaaagtcaatggtgattctgtacagttgactttttcagacgaatcgcgtttctggagttttcaaatgaaacaggctatcctcaccaaatgagtggtatgaatggatcatattgaagcattagaggatattgagccatggtttgagttgtggcaccatgtcctgattaaaaagtcagttgtttagtgaattaggtcaaaaccctaattgtcaacctgatgaaattgatgactgtggaccttgaattgagatgcaatttccatgggatattgtcatagggattatttgaggatgattgaaacctttgattgacttcctggggatttttagggtttcccaaatgtgatccctgatttcagtccctgatagttcaaaaccctaatctgatgatttgaaatttcactgttgatcaatccttgtgtaggagatgttatgagccaatggattaggtcaaaattatgtacttggggtcttgaggtcatgtcccaagtcattaggtcaaatcctgagcaaaagtcaggagtatgctatcttcagtcaaaaccctaatctggttgattcagagcctttgagcttgctgaaatgaatctctgaggaccaaatgttgattgttgatgaagataattcttttgaaatgaagggggaacaaaaccctaattgatttgtacttgtactgatgagtgatttcctgattaaaccctgctgagtcacaagtagcaaacacaagctatgcaatttgttagagatgcaaatgatgcatatgcaatgatatgaggtggtatcttaggtcaaaaattggggtatgacaaaactCAATGGAGAAAATTTGAAGAAGAGttagctttgggcaattccaaggccttAAGTGCATTGTACAATggtattgacaagaacatattcagacttATGCAACACTGTGAGCttgctaaagaagcttgggatattctcaaaacagcacatgaaggcacgtccaaggtaaagatgtcgagacttcaaactcttaccactaagtttgaaaatctcaagatgaaagaggatgaaaccatttatgaattctacATGAATGTCCTTAAGATATCAAAcaactcaggagccttaggagaaaaaatgactgaagaaaaatTGGTAAGGAAGGTCCttagatcactgcctaagcgatttgatatgaaggtaactgccgTAGAGGAAGcccaggacatcagcaaaatgaagcgGGAGGAACTCATTgggtctctacaaacctttgagaacACTTCTAATGACATCAACAAAACATATGCTCCTAACAGAAGAGTCACAGCTGAAGAAAAGGCAGATATGGAAAGAGAGGTTCAATGTCACGCTTatgaaggatatggacacattcGAGCTGAATGTCCCACCTACCTCAAAGAGCAAAGAAAAAGTATATCTTCCACTCGATCTGATGAAAACTCAGATAGTGATACTGAAGAGGAATGCGCTGCTCTAACAAGTGTGTGTACACTTAatcacaaaaacaacaaaaagactCCTACCTTTAAAGAACTGGCCATCTCATACAATGATCCAAGGATCAAGAGTGATGAAATGTGAAggataaagaagaaacaaaagaaagttaTAGAAGAACTGGAAGTAGAGAAAAGAGAACTTCTAGCAACCATAGCACATCTCAATGGTGAAATCTGCATTTTCAACTACAAACTAGATCAAATGTCAAGATCAATTAGAATGCGGAACAATGGAACTGACTCCCTTGAAAAGATTCTTGAAATTGGTCATAAAAGAGGAAATCGGTCTGGATTAGGATTTGTAAATGAATCTAATCTAGGGTCAAAAGAGTCATATCCAGAAACTCTCCCTGTCAAGCAGATGTCAGCATCGACGTCACGACATCATGAACTGAGGAATTGGAACCAAACAAAAGGGAAAGTTCATAAATGGAGATGCCACTACTATGGGAGATTTGGCCACCTGAAACGATTCTGCTATGAACTTATTGGATACCCTTGGCAAAAATGTACGAGCAATCTCAACCAACAAAACCTTCTCACGAAACAACAATGGGTTGCCAAATGTTCTGCTTTAATTGCTCACACATCCTTGAGGGTGACAACCAAAGGAGACtgatattttgatagtggatgttcaaaaCACATGACAGGAATGAAAAACTTGTTAGAAGAAATTAAGCCACACTCCACCAGCTATGTGACCTTTGGGGATTGACCCAGGGGAGATATTAAAGGGGTAGGAAAACTAGAACATGCAGGAGCCCCTCAACTAGACTGTGTTCTACTAGTCAAAGGTCTAGCTGCAAACTTGATCAGCATAagtcaactatgtgaccaaggCCTAAAAGTCAGATTTACCAAAGATGAATGTGTGGTCACTAATGAAGAATATGTAGAGGTCATGAAGGGAGTAAGATCCAAAGATAACTTCTACTTATGGGAACCCAACATAGCAAGTCATTCATGCGTCacgacaaaagaagaaaaagaagttagACTTTGGTATCAAAAACTGGGACATGTGCATTTGAGAGGAATGAAAAAGATCATAAACAAGGAAGTTGTGAGAGGAATACCTAAGCTACAGATTGATGAAGGCAAAGTTTGTGGAGAATGTCAGGCTGGCAAGCAAACCAGGACCTCTCACCCAAGGGTCAGTCAACTCACCACCTCTAAAACTCTGGAACTATTACATATGGAtctaatgggaccaatgcaagtggaaagtcttggaggaaaaagGTATGATTATGtagtagttgatgattattccagataCACATGGATAAACTTCATTAGAGAAAAATCATACGTATTTGATGTCTTTAAAGAGCTTTGCACTAGACtacaaagagaaaaggaaagcactgtcatcagaatcagaagcaatcatGGAAAAGAATTTGAGAATACCAGATTTGCTGAATTCTGGTCAACTAAAAGAATTAGTCATGAATTCTCCTCCCCTATTACACCCCAACAAAATTGAGTAgcgtcataccccaaaatttgcccaatcaaATCTACGTCATTAGGGGTATTAAAATAAGGGTCATGGGGTTTAACATCTCTATTGTTAAACCTATTCTCTCaaagttcaaaattatttttaaacttgggttttataaaattttctggtttatttacaatattttggatttttataattattaaaagtataatagtttactcttaaactatttatattttaataaatagaaaaaatttgcctatgcttcatacacttatggtagcaggaattgctatgaatatgtacttaacccctaggtacatgattcgattcctgcgggaggcaaaaacaatatttcctgggcagccgataagcggacctagggggagtattgattaagccggtaacatgctcggttggccgacacggttgatgcgtgcagcggatatcggggtgttacaggtaaagtgggtttttcgctgggggtgacccccatagggaggtgggtaaagaaaaaaccttaatTGATTTAGTAAACTAGTAAATCATGGTTTTCATTGATTTCGTAAATTAAGGTTTGACTTGTGACTTGGGCTAGTAATGGGTGTTCCGGTTTGTTGTGTGTATCAACCGGATATCCCCTATGTGGGTATTCCCTGGtccttttttttcaatttttttttcgttttttttttaaatttttaaattttttttaataatatattaaactaaattaattttatatatttaggtGTGGATCCTCCTTTGATGAAATGCGATGTAACTCAAACATGTGTGGATACAGCTGATGTTTTTGtaaggtaagttattataatcaggtcgagggaaggtgtgaggcaccctcaaccctttcctactGGCTTTGAATCTAATGGGCAGTTTTATGGCTAACATTATTAAGTTAATAGCTAAAcaaattgaataggggaaaattgagattttagggagggggactcgccttggttatccaagtgcctacgtatctccttagggagaatcagagtcaacgtagttcgggcacagggttgtacgccttaaaattgaattttattatggaggtgtttgaagttgttttgaaatgcgaagatCGAAGTTactttgaattaccttatcgtagttgtgaacatcgcagtgtttgaaaggatgtatatccgtagtatcgtggtttagtgtgttttaggtgtttgggcgtacaaccctgatttgatatgtcatcgttagatgcgatgaccaatagatttggtcagtataactaacggattaaggggcattgttggttactcagatcgatagattgatcgtcgcgggcagcaaattcaatgtattttgaattttatgtattttttatccctcgtctaatgcgactaattgatttagtcgggtcgaggagagaatttaaataaaggattaattaaattattttattgctttattcagatatttgatcagtacgacatagagaatcgactaattcgaaggcgggatgagctagatattcatccgccatttatccgttaaaggggaagtttagagtttattgtttttatctctcgtctaatgcgactaatagatttagtcgggtcgaggaaagaattaaataaagggttaatgttttgccaaatgggcaatgggatcggacaaaccctaatgcatataactttctagggtttttattgtgatttttttgagtaattaaatgattaaaatcaattaactcaaataatcgagataatcaaaataatcgggaaaatgttataatcctaatcctaatttaattcctaatcctaattatcctctaatcttaataaaaaaaataaataagttatatacatattaatatttttataattaagcaaattgtacaaataataaatatatatatatacataaaaaatattaaaaacctggCTGCTATCCTGTATTGCTGCTTATTGATGGTGTATGATGGAGTTCTGCGCTCAGGGCCTTCAGATTTGCATGAGATGATGATCCAACGGAAGAGATCTGAGGTTGCTCCATAGCTGTTCGCGAGATAGCACCACTGGATCTGCAGGCTTGTTAAgttgaaaaatgaagaaaagcTTGTCGCTTCAGGAAGACTCCGGGAACATATTCGGTTCTACAAAATGCCTTGAATCAAGCTTCCATTCCAAAACCAATTTTGACCTTTTCCCAATTTTTTTATGAACGTGTTTACTGTTAACACGGTTCTGGAGGCCAGCCTCCCCTAATCGTTAAAATCAATCCTTTTTATATTAGTCAAATTAGgtttttctacacctaatgggcctattacccaattaatttaattataaaaaaaactataaaaatcctaattataataatatttaaattagtactaatcctaataataacactaataatctctaatgacaattctactaataatattaactataactaatttgtaaaattaataatattaatactgataattagtaataataaaattaataaaaacaaatgttagtaaaagaactATAATCCCAAAAAAATAGGATAaaacccttgtaataattgggctCCGAGGTTTGGATCCCAAAGCACCTGTTAATTGCACCTCATTttgtctcaggatattttataagagagcgggtttgacaataggaatgtcaaaccccatgactcttaatttcgcCCCTTGACGATTTACAAGACacggatttgatcgggcaaattttggggtatgacaacatgaAGAAGACATGAAACATCATCTAGCGTGATGGTCATCTCGCCGAACGGCATATGAAATGACAATGTTTCAGGATGCCATCTCTCAACAAAAGCAGATAACAGATGTGTATCTACCCTGGCCAAACTAGTATGCTGCAAAGATGACAGACCAGATGCAACTAGCCAATCATTCATCTGCCTTAGGAGCATTGGCGGAACCCATCCTATTAATTTGCTGCCATGTGCAGCAACCTTTAAGGTTGGCTTTGGTCGTCTCTCctgaaaataatttgtaatatatgttaatatataagtacatgaaatttaaaaaaacatttaagaaaacatttacgtACCTCGCCCAACCATAAATGATAGGCAACATGACTCTGATATCTAACCAATAAAGATGTATCAGTAGGTCCTTCGGGAAATGCTGGATGCTGCGGACCAACCTCGAGTGCAGCTCCCTGCTGTCCCTCGCCATCAGCCTCCCGACGTTGTTTTCCTCTTTGACGCATTCCGTCGATCGCACCTcctcttaaaaataaaaaaatagttaacaattaaataaaatgttattaaaaattaaatataatattaaaaacaaaaaaaacaaaaaaagaaaaaaaaaaaggaaccggaaACCCCAAGGGGGGTTATCCGGCTGAGGGAAACAAGAACCGGAAACCCCATCAGTTGGTTATCCGGCTGGTAACGAAAGGAACCGGAAACCCCATCACTGGGTTATCCGATTGGTAACGAAAGGAACCGGAAACCCCATCTCTGGGTTATCCGGCtgagaatttttttggaaaaactcacTATTTGCTTGAACTAAGAACCGGAACTGCAGAGACTGGGATATCCGGTTTTGGTTGAAAACAATTTTCACGGAACGGTAAGAATGAGggaaaaagttaaaatttttggaatttttactaTTTATACAGGGGTAAATTTGTCCGAAATTTTTTtttgtaggggtattgggataaacgTATGGGTATGGggtataattttataaaactatACATATACCTTACGCTCTACTTATGTACTTTCTTGGTTTtaactaattattctaaaatttatATGGTTAATGAAATCTAATTAGTGTTAGTTAatttaagggttaatacctattttcacccctgctaTATGGGACTGATTTGAAAaatccccctgcaaaaaaaaagttgcaagaattcccctaacatttgaagattctctcgttttaaaccctgtaaaaattttattttgaaaacaaaccttgccacttgaaagactctatcattttgaaccctgtaaattattatttttagtaaaaccaacctttcctgtcatattccagagggtttaaaatgacataatctacaagattataaggtttaaaatgagtgaatcttcaaatggcaaggttggttgtaaaaacaaaaattttacaaggtttaaaacgagagaatcttcaaatgttaggggaattcttgcaatttttttttttgcagggggtttTTTCAAATcagccccatatggcaggggtgaaataggtattaacccttaatttaattattcttgattaattagttggactaaacaataaaatattatattaaaaatcaatCTTTCGCAAATAGTACGATGAGTGATTTCACATTTCACTACATCTTCGAATTGGTCGACTCTCGATGTCGCACCAATCAATTACTCCAAACACCATTAAAATTCATGTTGATTGATTTATGTCTAGAACAATAATCAAACGCTACCGCTAAAAATGTGGTAAATAAATTAAGTCAAATTTCTTCGCCTCGAGAGAATTAATTTTTGATAAAGATCAAGATTCTTTATCAAGACTCAATCCAGAAACATTTAGGGTTTGGCTGatttgccattttagggttctgggttagggtttatgttttttataaatatttaaattttatttatttacttatttgctttgcaatttcatttatttaccgcaacttaattaaatatttatttatttgaatatttgttatttttattgcattTGTTGGGTTACATAAATtgcgttaaaacctaagtgtgggaattaccttaagaccagggggacttgaatcgcctacgagtcttattgataattccactcagagtgggttaaatatccaGAAAtttccaaaacgaggcttgactttgttgagggcaggacttggtatttggttGATCTCtttgggaacctaccccaaaaaaactcgaacctcatggataactgagttgttctaaaatccaaagagacaaaagactcggaggctacgaacgacaccatgagaccttctagaacatacaaATGGGAAGGGTAGACCACCCTAAGCCGTCAttccgaacctatgaacttaggacttttgtgcttctgtGCTTGTTACATGTTTgcgatttatatactgcgaatgtcttgcgttttaattttACAGGTATTCCTATACCTTCcttggcctgcagggactctatttccaagaccatgtccttcccacaaaggacacctccatttatgcacgtcaattggcctctcgatggccatgaaaaCTAGTGATTGTTTTGAACAGTTACctcgtgcttacatctacgcactccctagcctgtagggagtttctttttatatccttgtatttttacaactacgagtccttcccacgaaggaaatcttcgtttacgcacgtcaattggcctctcgatggccatgtgaTCTAGTgtctgtcttgaacggtcaccccgtgcttacatctacgcattccctagcgtGTTGGGATTCTATatctaaaatcgcatccttcgtacgaagggcatcttcgttagcatacgtcgattggcctcttgatggccatgagatctagtgactgtcttgaacggtcaccccgtgcttgcttctacgcactccctaacctgtagggttTTTCTTTCATGTACATGTGTTTTTACAATGACTTGGTCCTTCCGCTAAAGGACGTCCCcattaatgcacgtcgattggcttcacgatggccatgagatttagtgactgccttgaacggtcaccccgtgcttattcctgcgcaccctctaacttgtagggtttggatttccatatATACATCTTTCAATCCCTAGCTTGTACGGATTCCATTTCatctgatatcgtccttagataagtTGGGTTCCGCATagggaaccttcccacgagggacaacttcatagGTGcatgtcgaacggcctctcgatgaccatgagatTTTGTGACTGTCTTGAATGGTCACTAGCTgctaccttctacatactcccaaatctaagggatttccattggcgtgtcataacatctatcttgcaaggattccACTAAGGTCTAATGTCACCTCTAAGGCTACCCTTAGGATTATATATGTCGCACGTCTAAGGAGTCATAGCATACAAAAAAGgaaggagtcttttgcatacgcatgcattcgcatttttatGCGTTCATACagttacatttgcatttctatcttcactCCATCCATACTTACCATGTTAGCTGGTTTCCCGAAATTCCCGAATAAATTCAAAAGGATcacaaactatggagaaaggagcaTAAACTATTGAAAAtgatcttagtcttactaaggaaaagaggatgtcttccacTATGCCAGCCACGTGTTCATGCCTTTTCGTAACAGTATGGTAAATACAACAAatgttatcatcgagcaaggattagttcaacaaagaagttccctcatagatacacttaagaggtatctagtcattaaggggttcatctatgaacatagcaaagcttacaaggacgctctatgatAACTTGAGGGGAAAGGGTTAGTACAACTGGggaaatatcctgaacaaagatgcataactacgatggagggaaggcaacatatgttaactccacgccaaggTACAAAAGGGCCATAGGCTTTCTTCATCAATCTACGAACTCCTAAGGCtgcgaacggtgtgatactacccTTAGAAAAGGCAAAAGACGTTcaatcaaaggaaactcatgaagttccgatacgatgaaaacccaccgctaacaatttattcccgacaggtttgacgtgcccaaggagaattcgaggttaccctttactccTACAAGTCTAGGAattaaggagtaaaacaaggtcaacagaTACATAAAGGAGATTGCCCCTATGATCaataggtttatcatttcaagttgtaacttCTACGATCATAAAGTATTATTtggtgtaaaacgttgtaccttttcaaataataattcaataaaataatcatgcatgttttgaaatcaattcattcgcttcgctcttgcattactacgaccttgcatttcaaattatcactcccaattattaacaaacttgagggagaatgacgaacgcaaataactaaatctcgctaaacgtatgctttcaaggtaagaccgagccgacgatgtacaggcattatttcaattcctaaacagtggagatataaggatgttaatccctcatcaccccctcgagccaggagttggagtttgtttctacttttcaaaaaaccttgatgttaaccaggggcagggtagaattcgattaattcaatggcgtattttggttgtcaagagaatcagtcaatccaagcaaggttcaagcatatcttcttcctcgcattcattcaagattgaggaagcgatagagataacattcacaatatcttcttcctcaatatatcattcaagatcgaggacgtatcaaagtcgaagcctgcaaatcaaagtcaacatggcagtcacaacagtcaaatatccaaggat is part of the Vicia villosa cultivar HV-30 ecotype Madison, WI linkage group LG2, Vvil1.0, whole genome shotgun sequence genome and encodes:
- the LOC131649390 gene encoding protein MAIN-LIKE 1-like produces the protein MRQRGKQRREADGEGQQGAALEVGPQHPAFPEGPTDTSLLVRYQSHVAYHLWLGEERRPKPTLKVAAHGSKLIGWVPPMLLRQMNDWLVASGLSSLQHTSLARVDTHLLSAFVERWHPETLSFHMPFGEMTITLDDVSCLLHVVIPQNLPDQIRVL